ACCTATAGATTTTCTAGGACGTCCTGTCTTTGTTTCATCATTCTTTTTTGACCATATTTTTGGTGCCAACTTTTTGCCTAGAAACTAGAAAGTTCAGTATTATTTACTTCGTTAATTGAACTTATCTGTTTAAATACTAATACTTAATTAGAATATCTGTTCCTCTAGTTTAAAATGATTGGGTTTCATTACGTAATCATTATCGTGATTAAAGAAGTAAACTTGGTGGTTAGGCGATTTATGGGAGTATAATATTTGCCAATGGCCTTAAGATATTTAAGAAGTGTCATTAAAGAATATTGGTTAGTTCCAACTTTTAACAATCACGATGAGGGCCCCAAATAAGAGTTGATTTTGACAATTTGATTACGAGAATCTCccttcatctttttatttttacctATTTTCGGATGACAATCCTAAACTCTATGGCACACTCAAATATAAAAAAAGTATGAAGTGTAATCGgttgattattttaattgattataaATTCTGATTTTGAATAATCAGTTTTTGTGATGTTCTCGACTGCTTTTGTATTCTGATTATAGATTttttaatgacaaaaaaaattaaaatctataATTACCTAGAGAGTAGTTTTTACTGACTGTGATTATTCTCTATAATCAGTTTTTATAatcaaaatttgtaaaatttaaaacaacCGAGAACAAGGCCTTATTCTTTCTGCTTAAGTGGGACTTATAGTGTGTGATTAAAATAATGCAAGTTTGTAAAGGGGATAACTAGCTTTATAGATTAAATCTTGTCCAAGCAAAGATAGGAGATTCGAGCCTTTGGGATGATGTCCAAATTTGGTGAAATGGAAATGCTTTTTCCTTGTTCTCTCAAAGTAAAAGGAGAGGACCTTTCCCTTGCATTAGCAGGTCCATTTATTCCTTTTTGGATGAAACATTAGTAAGGTTGTTAAATTTACAAATGATTATGGCCGGACttgaattgttttgaaatttgacCCCTATTCTAGATTTGCTTTATCTCCATTCCCAGTTCAAATATATGAATGGAAAGTTAGTCATGGTTAAGGTTAATTGGCTGGCCAACTTCATAGTTAAAAGTAGGAAGAAAATTAGTCAAACATGCTAATTTGCAAATTCCTAGATCAAAACAAATTAAGACCCTTCAATTTGTGATctggaaaagaataaaatttgaCATGTAAAATTCGACATTCAGTTTCAGGTTGTTTTTTTCTTGATCACTTGGGATGAGATGAAGAATTAAGGTTACAGTATCTTAAAGCTAATAGCCAGTGCGGTAACAGAAAATAAGAAAGTGAAGAGAGCCAAACGCTTGCAATGACTTCATTTACTAAGTAAGAGGGCTAAAATTTCACCAAGGAGATGTGGCTAGCTTAATCGACTTCCTGCAATGGAATGCTTATTTGGAGCATATAACCATTGTGTTCAAATTCAACAACTAAAAAGCTTTTCTGTGAATATGTGCTCTGCAGGGTATTAAAAAACCAAAGCTATTTTGGGTGTCAGCTGGAGCTCCTCTTGTCTCAGTAATTCTTGCAACTCTAGTGGTTTTTGCATCAAAAGCTCAACACCATGGCATCAGTGTAGTAAGTTTCTGCAATTCCTTGTTGTCTATACCTGTTCTGATTCCACATTTTACCTGATCCTTTTCATGGTTATTGTCTTAGATTGGGAAGTTACAAGAAGGATTAAATCCTCCTTCATGGAATATGTTGCATTTTCATGGAAGCCACTTGGGACTAGTAATGAAAACTGGACTCATCACCGGAATCATTTCGCTTACTGTAAGTTCTGCTTAATTATTACAGACTTTTCTTGGATATGCTGCTTTCTCAAAGATGAATGTGTATCAGATATACACGAAAATCCAGTATAAACTTGATCTGAGCATTAGTCCTTTTAGCGAAGTTCAGAGATCTTGCTATTCTTCATAAGATACACAGGCACTAGGTGAAAAGGACTAATTATGGCACAGTTAGTAAAGAATCAAGTAAAGAATGTAGCAGACGTCAATTAGATTGAATTCATCAAGTGCAATTGACTTCAATCTAGCTGAGGAATACCAATGATCAGTAGTATCAGTGGCTTAATTGCTAGCTTTGGATTTTGAAGGCTGCATTTTGGAGGCAATGCATAAGATGTCCTTTTACTCTGTCTATCTCACTAATTTAAGTAATTCAAAAGCTTCTTTTGTAGCAGTTCCTGGCCTACACAGCTCTCAGAAGCTACATTTGTAGACTTTTCTTTCATTCATCATATAGTTACAATAGTTTTGCTTAAACAGGAAGGAATTGCTGTTGGAAGGACTTTTGCAGCTCTAAAGAACTATCAGGTGGATGGGAACAAGGAGATGATTGCCATTGGAGTCATGAATATAGTTGGCTCATCCACTTCATGCTACGTTACAACTGGTACATTTGCCCTCCAAATTCTAAAACTAACATCTCCAGTCTTATCCCAACAAACAATTGAACCCTAGTCAGTAGAAATGCAACCGATTGCATCTTCCTATTGCAGGTGCTTTCTCTAGGTCAGCTGTGAATCATAATGCTGGATGCAAAACTGCAGCTTCAAACATTATAATGGCTGTAACTCTTATGGTCACACTCCTCTTCCTCATGCCACTCTTCCAATACACCCCAAATGTTATATTAGGAGCCATCATTGTCACAGCTGTTGTCGGCCTTATTGATATCCCTGCTGCTTATCAAACTTGGAAGGTTGACAAATTCGATTTCATCGTACTGCTTTGTGCCTTCTTGGGAGTTCTTTTCATCTCTGTGCAGGGCGGGCTTGCAATTGCAGTAAGTTAAACAATGTCAAAGCTTTCCTTCTGTTCATGTGCATATTTGAGGTCCAAAAGCTGACTTACCTCAGAGAATTGAAAGTTTCTGTAAAGTAAAATTTCTAGGAGTAAACTGCAGTCTTCCAGAATTTTTCTCTATCATTGCTATTGCTAAATTGCTTATGATTATTATCAGGTGGGAATATCCATTTTCAGGGTCCTCCTCCAAATTACCAGGCCAAAGACTGTGATGCTGGGAAATATACCAGGCACAGATATTTACCGCAATCTTCATCAATACAAAGATGCTGTCAGAATTCCTGGCTTTCTCATTCTAAGCATTGAAGCACCAATTAACTTCGCCAATACAACTTATCTCAAGGAACGGTTAGTCGCTGCTTCATAACTTGTAAAAGATGTGTACACTTGGGAGAATTCTGTGATCCTCTTCATATGTTCAGTAATAGCTAACCTGCTCTAGTTAATCACGTTAAAAGGATTACAAGATGGACAGAAGATTATGAAGGAGAAGTAGAGAAAACCAAGAAGCAATCTGGACTGAGATTTTTAGTCATTGATTTATCTGGTAAGCACCACTGAGATGTACTAGGAAATCAGAGAATCTGAGTACCAGTACTTGTACTGTATCATAAGATCTACGTATTCTGTTGATGATGACATGTTTGAATTGATGTGCAGCTGTTAGTGCCATTGATACAAGTGGAATCTCATTCTTCAAGGAATTGAGAATGGTACTAGAAAAGAAAGGCATAGAGGCAAGTCAACAACAGCTTCAATGCTAGCCCTTTTCAATCCCTTTTCAATCATGCAGCTACCTATTGATtctaacaagaaaaaaaaattatatgtcTCAGCTGGTATTGGTTAATCCTCTTGGAGAAGTAATGGAGAAATTGCAACGAGCAGAAGATGGACA
This portion of the Coffea eugenioides isolate CCC68of chromosome 11, Ceug_1.0, whole genome shotgun sequence genome encodes:
- the LOC113753467 gene encoding probable sulfate transporter 3.3, which gives rise to MSSNFDSRQECLEIAMEVHQVVPPPHMSTFNKLKNRFKETFFPDDPLRQFKGKSTKTKWILGAQYIFPILQWGPNYDLKLLKSDIVSGLTIASLAIPQGISYAKLASLPPIVGLYSSFVPPLIYAVLGSSRDLAVGPVSIASLIMGSMLRQEVSPATDPLLFLQLAFSSTFFAGLFQASLGFLRLGFIIDFLSKATLIGFMAGAAIIVSLQQLKSLLGITNFTNQMGIVPVLSSVFHRTNEWSWQTILMGFSFLAFLLLTRHIGIKKPKLFWVSAGAPLVSVILATLVVFASKAQHHGISVIGKLQEGLNPPSWNMLHFHGSHLGLVMKTGLITGIISLTEGIAVGRTFAALKNYQVDGNKEMIAIGVMNIVGSSTSCYVTTGAFSRSAVNHNAGCKTAASNIIMAVTLMVTLLFLMPLFQYTPNVILGAIIVTAVVGLIDIPAAYQTWKVDKFDFIVLLCAFLGVLFISVQGGLAIAVGISIFRVLLQITRPKTVMLGNIPGTDIYRNLHQYKDAVRIPGFLILSIEAPINFANTTYLKERITRWTEDYEGEVEKTKKQSGLRFLVIDLSAVSAIDTSGISFFKELRMVLEKKGIELVLVNPLGEVMEKLQRAEDGHELAKPDSLFLTVGEAVASLSSAFKCQSSNYV